In Paraburkholderia caribensis, a single window of DNA contains:
- a CDS encoding helix-turn-helix domain-containing protein, producing MAASKPAKPRASSASPDRQPTQTCRSAPNTPHVVAAVAFDGISPFHLSVPCVVFAEDRSDGGVLGFEFRVCSIDPGPLSTTAGFSIAATHGLDALADADTIIVPTWRDPDEAPPAALLDALRAAHARGAQLVGLCLGAYVLAAAGLLDGRPATTHWAWAADFARRFPGVKVDPQVLYVDDGDILTSAGTAAGLDCCLHVVRKLCGAQSANYIARRLVVPPHRQGGQAQYVQQPMPPDLRGNRLSALLDWVNGTLDTPHTLDSLAGRAAMSRRTFTRHFKAATGTTVSAWLLGQRLARAQQLLESTDESVESIAGMAGFGSTASLRQHFTDAFRTSPSAWRREFRGV from the coding sequence ATGGCTGCGTCAAAGCCGGCGAAGCCGCGCGCATCCAGCGCGAGTCCTGATCGCCAGCCAACGCAGACGTGCCGCAGCGCCCCGAACACACCGCATGTCGTCGCGGCCGTCGCCTTCGACGGTATCAGCCCGTTCCATTTGTCCGTGCCCTGTGTCGTGTTCGCCGAGGACCGCAGCGACGGCGGCGTGCTCGGCTTCGAGTTCCGGGTCTGCTCGATCGACCCCGGCCCGCTGTCGACGACAGCCGGCTTTTCGATCGCCGCAACGCACGGTCTCGACGCGCTCGCCGACGCCGATACGATCATCGTTCCCACCTGGCGCGATCCTGACGAAGCACCGCCCGCAGCGCTGCTCGATGCGTTGCGCGCCGCGCACGCACGCGGCGCGCAACTGGTCGGCCTGTGTCTCGGCGCCTACGTGCTCGCCGCCGCGGGCCTGCTCGACGGACGCCCGGCGACCACGCACTGGGCATGGGCCGCCGACTTCGCGCGGCGCTTTCCGGGCGTGAAGGTCGATCCGCAGGTGCTGTATGTCGACGACGGCGACATCCTCACGTCGGCGGGCACGGCGGCGGGGCTCGATTGCTGCCTGCATGTGGTGCGCAAGCTGTGCGGCGCGCAAAGCGCGAACTACATCGCGCGGCGCCTCGTCGTGCCGCCACATCGCCAGGGCGGTCAGGCGCAATACGTGCAGCAGCCCATGCCGCCCGACCTGCGCGGCAACCGCTTGTCCGCGCTGCTCGACTGGGTGAACGGCACGCTCGACACGCCGCACACCCTCGATTCCCTGGCCGGGCGCGCCGCGATGAGCCGCCGCACCTTCACACGTCACTTCAAGGCAGCGACGGGAACGACCGTGAGCGCCTGGCTGCTTGGGCAACGGCTCGCGCGCGCGCAGCAACTGCTCGAAAGCACCGACGAGTCGGTCGAGTCGATTGCGGGAATGGCGGGGTTCGGCTCGACGGCGTCGCTGCGCCAGCACTTCACCGACGCGTTCAGGACGTCGCCGTCCGCATGGCGCAGAGAGTTTCGCGGTGTGTGA
- a CDS encoding TetR family transcriptional regulator, translated as MVRRTKEEAQETRTRILDAAERVFAEKGVSRTSLADIAQTAGVTRGAIYWHFANKGELFTEMFDRVLLPLDELKAASVDPNEADPLGRLVEICTVCLRDTANDPHRRRVFDILFHKCEFVEEMGPVMARYQNTMREGLTNIQTCMRNAISKGQLPADMNVPVAASMVHAFISGSLKDMLFVPEVLDFGRHARQMVESMIDALRSPALRMGA; from the coding sequence ATGGTCCGTCGCACCAAGGAAGAAGCGCAGGAGACGCGCACCCGCATCCTCGATGCAGCAGAACGGGTGTTTGCGGAAAAAGGCGTGTCGCGGACTTCGCTGGCCGACATCGCGCAGACGGCGGGCGTCACGCGTGGCGCCATCTACTGGCACTTCGCCAACAAGGGCGAGCTCTTCACGGAAATGTTCGACCGCGTGCTGCTGCCGCTCGACGAACTGAAAGCCGCGTCCGTCGATCCGAACGAGGCCGATCCGCTCGGCCGCCTCGTCGAGATCTGCACCGTCTGTCTGCGCGACACCGCGAACGACCCGCACCGCCGCCGGGTGTTCGACATCCTGTTTCACAAGTGCGAGTTCGTCGAAGAGATGGGGCCCGTGATGGCGCGCTACCAGAACACCATGCGCGAGGGCCTGACGAACATTCAGACGTGTATGCGCAACGCGATCTCCAAAGGGCAGTTGCCTGCCGACATGAACGTGCCCGTGGCGGCGTCGATGGTGCACGCGTTCATCAGCGGATCGTTGAAGGACATGCTGTTCGTGCCGGAAGTGCTGGACTTCGGCCGGCACGCGCGGCAGATGGTCGAAAGCATGATCGATGCGTTGCGCAGCCCGGCGCTGCGCATGGGCGCCTGA
- a CDS encoding efflux RND transporter periplasmic adaptor subunit, which yields MRVERVPFRLLTATTAAVMLAACGQKQSAPPPQTPEVGVVTVQPQAVPVVTELPGRTSAFLVAQVRARVDGIVLRREFTEGTQVKAGQRLYKIDPAPYIATLNNAKASLAKAQANLVSTTAQANRYKVLVAANAVSKQDYDNAVASEGQAAADVAAGKAAVDTAQINLGYTDVVSPVTGQVGISQVTPGAYVQASQATLMSTVQQLDPVYVDVTQSSLAGLKLRREIQQGRLKTTGPDAAKVELVLEDGRVYSEKGKLQFTDVTVDQATGSVTIRAIFQNKDHVLLPGMFVRARIEEGVNENALLVPQIGVTHDQKGQPTALVLNKEDKVELRTLQATATYGQYWVVEGGLNAGDRVIVNGVDKVRPGATAKAVPAQLPPSPASDAAAAAPAGAQAASGAAAASAASGA from the coding sequence ATGCGCGTCGAACGGGTTCCATTCCGCTTACTCACTGCCACGACGGCTGCCGTAATGCTGGCAGCATGCGGACAAAAACAATCAGCACCTCCGCCTCAAACGCCTGAAGTCGGCGTCGTCACGGTCCAGCCGCAAGCCGTGCCCGTCGTCACCGAATTGCCGGGTCGCACCAGTGCGTTCCTCGTCGCGCAGGTGCGCGCGCGGGTCGACGGCATCGTGCTGCGCCGCGAATTCACGGAAGGCACGCAGGTCAAGGCCGGTCAGCGTCTGTACAAGATCGATCCGGCGCCGTACATCGCGACGCTGAACAACGCGAAAGCGTCGCTCGCCAAGGCGCAGGCAAACCTCGTCTCCACCACGGCGCAGGCCAATCGCTACAAGGTGCTGGTCGCGGCGAACGCGGTGTCGAAGCAGGACTACGACAATGCCGTCGCATCCGAAGGCCAGGCGGCCGCCGACGTCGCGGCCGGCAAGGCCGCCGTCGATACCGCGCAGATCAACCTCGGCTACACGGATGTCGTCTCGCCCGTGACGGGCCAGGTCGGCATCTCGCAGGTCACGCCGGGCGCATACGTGCAGGCGAGCCAGGCGACGCTGATGTCGACCGTGCAACAGCTCGATCCCGTCTACGTCGACGTCACGCAGTCGAGCCTCGCGGGCCTGAAGCTGCGCCGCGAAATCCAGCAGGGCCGCCTGAAGACCACGGGTCCGGACGCCGCGAAGGTCGAACTGGTGCTCGAAGACGGCCGCGTCTATTCGGAGAAGGGCAAGCTGCAGTTCACCGACGTGACCGTCGATCAGGCCACGGGCTCCGTGACGATCCGCGCAATCTTCCAGAACAAGGACCACGTGCTGCTGCCGGGCATGTTCGTGCGCGCGCGCATCGAGGAAGGCGTCAACGAAAACGCGCTGCTGGTGCCGCAGATTGGCGTCACGCACGACCAGAAGGGCCAGCCGACGGCACTCGTTCTGAATAAGGAAGACAAGGTCGAGCTGCGCACGCTGCAGGCCACGGCAACGTACGGCCAGTACTGGGTGGTCGAGGGCGGCCTGAATGCGGGCGACCGCGTGATCGTGAACGGCGTCGACAAGGTGCGTCCGGGTGCAACGGCCAAGGCCGTGCCGGCACAACTGCCGCCGTCGCCCGCATCGGACGCAGCCGCGGCGGCTCCGGCCGGCGCACAGGCAGCTAGCGGCGCAGCCGCCGCCTCCGCTGCATCGGGCGCGTAA
- a CDS encoding cysteine hydrolase family protein: protein MPTPRRALIVIDVQNEYVTGDLPIEYPDVQTSLANIGRAIDAAHAAQIPVVVVQNFTPAGSPIFARGSEGAELHDVVASRKYDHHIEKALPSAFTDTDLADWLAAREIDTLTVVGYMTHNCDASTIVHALHMGLAVEFLHDATGSVPYENSAGLASAEEIHRVFSVVLQSRFAAVASTQQWIGAVQSGGQLERGSIYASNQKARAKTAA, encoded by the coding sequence ATGCCGACGCCCCGCCGTGCCCTGATTGTCATCGATGTCCAGAACGAATACGTGACGGGCGACCTGCCGATCGAATACCCGGACGTGCAGACCTCGCTCGCCAACATCGGCCGCGCAATCGACGCGGCGCACGCCGCGCAGATTCCCGTGGTCGTCGTGCAGAACTTCACGCCGGCCGGCTCGCCGATCTTCGCGCGCGGCAGCGAAGGCGCGGAACTGCACGACGTGGTCGCATCGCGCAAGTACGATCACCACATCGAGAAAGCGCTGCCGAGCGCCTTCACCGACACCGATCTGGCGGACTGGCTCGCGGCGCGCGAGATCGACACGCTCACCGTGGTCGGTTACATGACGCACAACTGCGACGCATCGACGATCGTTCACGCGCTGCACATGGGCCTCGCCGTCGAGTTCCTGCACGACGCGACGGGTTCCGTGCCGTATGAAAACAGCGCCGGTCTGGCGAGCGCCGAGGAAATCCATCGCGTATTCAGCGTCGTGCTGCAGTCGCGCTTCGCGGCCGTCGCGAGCACGCAGCAATGGATCGGCGCCGTGCAGTCGGGCGGGCAGCTGGAACGCGGCTCGATCTACGCATCGAACCAGAAGGCGCGAGCGAAGACGGCCGCCTGA